In Fusobacterium sp., the genomic stretch AGTAGTTACTCCTGGAATTATAGATTCACACACACATCTTGTGCATTATGGCTCTAGAGAAAATGAACTTTCCTTAAAATTAAAGGGAGTGCCTTATCTTGAAATACTTAGAAATGGTGGAGGAATACTTAGTACAGTAAGAGCTACAAGAAAAGCTACAAGATATGAGCTTTTTGATAAAGCATATGAAGTATTAGATAGAATGCTTTGTTTTGGAGTAACTACAGTAGAATCTAAAAGTGGGTATGGACTTGATTTAGAAAATGAAATAAAACAGCTGGAAGTAAATAAGAGATTGGATGAAAAACATCCTATTGATATAGTTTCTACATTTATGGGGGCTCATGCTATACCAGAGGAATTTAAAGGAAACTCAAAAGGTTATATTGAAGAAATAATAAAAATGCTTCCTATAATAAAAGAAAAAAAACTTGCAGAATTTTGTGATATATTTTGTGAAGATGAGGTTTTTTCAGTAAAAGAGAGCAGAAAAATATTAAATGAAGCTAAGAAATATGGATATATGTTGAAGATACATGCTGATGAAATAGTATCTCTTGGGGGTGGTGAACTTGCAGGGGAAGTAGGAGCAGTGTCTTCAGAACATCTTATGGCAGTAAGCGATGAAGGAATTAAAAGTCTAAAAGAAAATGGAGTAATAGCTGATATCCTGCCAGCTACTTCATTTAATCTTGGGAAATCTTATGCACCTGTGAGAAAAATGATAAATGAAGGAGTAGACATTGCTATATCTACTGATTATAATCCAGGTTCATGTCCTACTGAAAATATGCAGTTGGTAATGCAGATATGCTCTTCGCAGCTGCGAATGACCCCAGCTGAAATATTTAAGGCAGTAACTCTAAATGGAGCAAGAGCTGTGAAAAGAGAAAATAATATAGGAAGTCTTGAAGTAGGAAAAAAAGCTGATTTTGTAATATTTGATACAGATAAATCATGTAAAAGATGTTTATAAAAATGGAAAACAGGTAGTAAAAAATAAACATATCTGTTATAAATAAAAAATATTAAAATAAAAGAGGATGGAGAAAAGCAGAATTTAATATCTGTTTTGTATTCCATCCTCTTTATAGTTGAAAGATAAAGATTTGAAAAAAGAGGAAAATCTGCTATATTAAAAGTAAATAAGAAATGTCTATATACTAATTATGGAAAGGAAAGATAAATGAAAATTAATATTTTAAAAAAATCTTATAAAGTAAAAAGGATTTCTCTGATTGTTACATTATTTTTTAGTTTATTTATTTTGAGTAACTGTTCATCTCAAGAAATAAATAAAATAGAAAAACCTCAACAGTGGGGGATCCCTTTGGAAGTAGAAGGACTGGATAATTTTCATAAAGTTTCAGAAAATCTTTTTCGTTCAGCTCAGCCTACAAGAGAGGGGATGAAAAAAGCAGAAGAATTAGGGATTGGAACAGTAATATCTTTACGTTCTAAACAGAAAGATATAGAATTAGCTGAAAATACTGATTTAAAGCTTATACATGTAAGTATGAGAGCATGGAATCCTAGATATGAAGATGCAGTAAAAGTTATGCAGTTTTTAAATCCAGATAATTTATCTACAAATGAAAAACCAATATTAATACATTGCTATCATGGAGCAGATCGAACAGGAATGATGGTTGCTTTGTATCGGATGGTATATCAAAATTGGGAAAGAGAAGAAGCTCTGTCTGAAATGTTAAATGGAGGATATGGATATCATTCAATGTGGAAAGATATAGTTACTTTTATAAAAGAAGTGGATATAGAACAATTAAAAAAAGACAGCCAGATAAATAAATAATTTTTATTATAGAAATTATCTTTTTAAAAAATATTGAAGAGAAGATAAAAAATTTAATAAATATTTTAAATCTTCTCTTTTTTATTTTATAGAGTTATTTTGTGTTCATCATAATTTATTGTAATAGTAGCTTCTTTAAAAGATATTTCATATATGATAAGTTTGTCCTCAAAATTATCTATTATTTCTTTATAATCAGGGACTTTTTCACAAACGACCTGTTTGAAGTCAGACATAGGTAAATCACTCTTTTTAACTATTCCAGAATTTGTACGTGCATATTTTATATTCTCTCTTGGAATAGTTGTAAAAGATACTTTATTATTTTTTTCAAATTCTTTTGTTTTGACTTCGTCTTTAAAACTGCTAAAATATAGAATATTTTTATCTGGCCAGAAATAAAAACTGACTATTCTTACATTTGGTATGTCATTTACACTTGTAGCTAAAGCAATATCACTTTGTTTCTCCATTATTTCATAAAACTCTTTAAGCAAATCCATTTTTTACCTCCATAAATATTTGTTTCAATAGATCTATTGTTACTTAAGTATAACATTAAAAAGCTGACATCAGTATGTCATAGTTTAAAAATAAAAATTCAGGATGTGATAAAATTTGAAAATTGATAGACTTCTTTCTATTGTTATAGCCCTTCTTGAACAGAATAAAATAAGTGCGTCTAAATTAGCTGAAATGTTTGAAGTGACTCCGAGGACTATTTACAGAGATATAGAAGCAATACAGGCAGCAGGGATACCCATTGTTACTTATACTGGTATCAACGGAGGTATTAGTATTTTAGAAAAATATAAAATAGATAAAAAATTTTTTACTAAGGAAGATATAACTACTCTTATGACAGGATTAGGAAGTATATCTTCATCAGTTTCCAATGGTGAATTGAATAAAGTTCTTACAAAATTGCAAAGCCTTATTCCAGAAGAGCATATTCAGGAGATAAAGCTGAAATCAGGGCAGATAATAATTGATTTGACTACATGGAGTGGAAATAAAAAACTTCAAAGTAATCTCAATAAGATAAAAGAATCTTTAAATGAAAGAAAATGTCTTATATTTCATTATCTGGATGGAAGTGGAAAGAGTTCAAAAAGAAAGGTAGAACCTTATCAACTTTTGTGGAAAGAGGAAAAATGGTATATGAATAGTTATTGTACTTTAAGAAATGACTTTCGTCTTTTTAAGTTGGCAAGAATTTCCCAATTAAAAGTACTTGATGAAACTTTTTCTTTAAGGAAATTTGATATAAAAGATTTGGAAATGAACTGGATAGAAAAAAGAATAATAAATATAAAACTCCTTGCTGATATTTCTCTAAAAGAAAGAATACTTGAAAGATGTGAAGAAGAGAATATAACATATTGTGGAAAAGATAAAATGATTGTTAATTTCCCATTTGTAGATGATGATTTTGATTATGAAGAGCTTCTTAGTTTTGGAAATAAATGTGAGTGTTTGGAACCAATAGAAGTAAGAGAAAAATTGATAGAGATGATAAAAAATATGATGGAAATATATAATTAAAATAAAAAAATGGAGAGGAATTCAACTGTTGAATTTCTCCCCATTTTTAATTATATATTACTATTTTACAGCAATAACTTCTATTTCAACTTTTACATCTTTTGGAAGTCTAGCTACTTCAACACATACTCTTGCAGGTTTTACCTCTCCAAGATATTCAGCATAAACTTCATTTACAGCTATGAAATCATTCATATCTTTAATGAATACACCAGCTCTTACTACATCTTTAAAAGTATATCCAGCAGCTTCAAGTATAGCTTTAATATTTTCTATGAGAACATTTCCATTTTTTATCAAAAGCATAAATTACTCCTTAATATATATTTATTTTAATTATATATTAAGCAATTTCTGTGCTAGAATCAAAATTTTTTAATAATATTTAATTCTCTAAAGAAAAAGTGATTTTTAATACAATATTTCAAGTATTTAAAAAAAATTATAATAATAATTCTAATATCATAATGATAGAAAATATAGTATACTAAAATATAAGAGGGGGGATTGATATGAAAGATGTAGAAAAAACATTGAGAAATCTCATAGAAAAACAAGGAGTAGTATACATAAGTTCAATAGATGAAGAAGGATTTCCAAATACTAAGGCAATGCTTCCACCAAGAAAAAAAGAAGGAATTAAAGTTTTTTACTTTACAACAAACACTTCTTCTATGCGTGTTAGACAATATAAAATAAATTCTAAAGCATGTATTTATTTTTGTGACAGACGTTTTTTTAGAGGTATTATGTTGAAGGGGAAGATAGAAATACTTGAAGATAATTTAAGTAAAAAAATGATATGGAAAGATGGAGATGAACTGTATTATTCAAAAGGAGTTACTGATCCAGATTATTGTGTATTAAAGTTTACTGCTGAAAGTGGTAGATTTTATAGTAATTTTAATTCAGAAAATATTATAATTAAATAATAAAAAAATTTAGAAGATATATTGCAGTAAATGTATTAATAAAAAAATATAGAAAATAATATTGTGTAAATAAAAAATTTTCAGTAATTAAACAGTTTAAAATTTGAACTGCCATAATTACTGAAATTATATTTAATATTATAAACACAATTTTATAAATGAGTTATATTATATTTATCTATGATGTAGCAATACCTATACCAAGCATGTTAACAGCTTTATTTTTATAATTAGAATCACCTTTAAATAACTCCAAAGCTTTTTTTAAAATAGAAAAAAGTATAAAATATTAAAAATTTTTTCAAATTTCTAATATTTTATACTTGTGGAAAAACCAATTAATAATAACATTTTTTCAATTGAATCAACTCAAATTTTTTAATTTTTTTATAATATTATTTCCTTTTTCAGTTAAATAAGTACCACTTCTTCCTTTATTTACTCTAACATACTTTTCTTTTTGAAATTTTTTCAATATTTCTCTAACTTCATGCTCAGTTATAAGGCAGCCCATATCTTCACAGGCTTTTATAATTCCATTTCTTCCAAATCCTTTTCCATAGGAGTAACGATTTTCTAAAACTTGTAAAACAGCAACTTCTTGAGGTAAAAATTTTAAATGTGAACTATTGTTAACTGATGATTTTTTAAAATTTACTTTTATATGATTTTGAATTAAACTATTTTGAAATGGTTCTGGCAAATGAATATAATCAATTTTAGATATATCCAAACATGAAAAATATTCAATTAGATTTCTTAATTCTCGGACATTTCCCAGCCATGGATAATTTAAAAATATTGATTTTACTGTATCAGTTAATTCAAAATTTGTATTTAATTCATTTTGAAAATATTTAATAAGAGAAAAGATATCTTCTTTTCTTTCTTTTAATGAAGGAATTCTAATAGGAATTACATTTAGTCTATAATATAAATCTTTTCTAAATTTAGATTGAGAAATTTTTTCAAGAATATTTTCATTTGTAGATGAAATTATTCTTACATCTATACCAATAGGTTCTGTTGCTCCTATTTTAACTATTTCTTTTTCTTGTAAAACTCTTAATAATTTTACTTGCATCATTGGACTCATTGATTCAATTTCATCTAAAAAAAGTGTTCCTCCATTTGCAAATTCAAAAAGACCAATTTTACCACCTTTTTTTGCACCAGTAAAAGAACCTTCAGTATATCCAAAAAGTTCACTTTCAAGAAGTGTTTCAGGAAGAGCAGCACAATTTATTGCTACAAAAGCTGAATCTCTTCTGGGAGAAGCATTATGGATAGCTTGAGCAAACATTTCCTTACCTGCTCCACTGTCTCCTTCAAGAATTATAGAACAGTTATTTGCAGCCATTCGTATGGCTATATCTTTTACTGATTGAATTGCAGAACTTGTTCCTATGATATCTTCAAATGTAAATTTAGCGTAGGATTTTTTTTTGATTTTTTGTATACGTAGTGCATTTTGCTTTTTTTCAGATAAATCGAATTTTTCTAATAAAGCAAAATTACCTAAAAATTTATTCTTTAAAAGCAGAGGCATTATTGATACACTGATTTCATTATTTTCTATTTTAATAAGTTTTGAATTTTCATTTGTAAAAATAGGCAATGGAGTAATTGAAAGCCATGGGAAAACTTCTTTTATTGATTTACCTAGGATATTAAATTTTAATTGAAGTAGATTTTTTGCTACATCATTTATCATAGTAATATTATTTTGTTCATCCATAATAATAACTCCTGAATCAAGAGAATTTAATATAGCTTCCAATTTTAATTCAGTAGTAAGGTTATTGTATGATATTTTTTGAAGAGAATAATTTTTTACAGCTAAAGAATTAATATAATTTTCAAATTCCTTCTCTTTTAATACAAAAGTGAGATCCAGTTTCAGAGCTATTTCATAAATGGTATTAACAGATAATTTTCTACATCCTAAATCAATGCAATTAGATATTTTAGAGGGAATAAGTTCTTTTTCTCCAGTTGCAAAAGCAAGATCAACTGAGGGAACTTTTTTCATTTTTGGATAATATAAAAAGAATTCAATATTAGATATTCCTAAGTGAGTTAATTGAGATAAACTCTCCATTGTCATATGCTTATTTTGATTTACTATTAATGCTTTTGTGCCAACAGGATATTTTTTTAAAATATCAATTGCTTTTTTAGAAAAAACAATATCAGCCTTAACAGTTTTAGATTCTGGGGGTAAAAAATCTTCTGCCCATTTATATTTTTTTATATCATCACTTGTAGCTGATAAAAGATATAAATCACAGTTATGAAGAAGTTTTATAGTTTTTTCTTCAATACTGTAAGTATAAATATCAATATTATCAGTGAAAACCTGAGATAATATATCTTTATAAAAATTAGCAATAGAACTGGCTTTAGAAATTATGCCTATTGATTTTTTCATTAGTATTCCCCCTTTTATAAGTATATGCAAAAAAAGCTGTTTAAAAACAGCTTTTAATGAAGAACTTCTCCATATTTCCCAATTAACTTTTCATTTTTCCATGCAATTTTCCCATTGACCAGCACATAATCCATTCCTGTAGAAAGATTATTAGAGTTATCAAAAGTAGAGTTATCTCCAAGTTTATCAATATCAAAAATAAGTATATCAGCAAAATATCCTTCTTTTAAAACTCCTCGTCTTTGAAAATGCAATCTTTTGGCAGGCATTTGTGTAATTTTATGAATTCCTTCTTGTAATGAAATAATTTTTAAATCTCTGACATAATATTTAAGAAAATGTGTAAAAGCAGCCATTTTTCTAGGATGTGGTGTATCACTTTCATCATATAGAGCATCAGAAATTACAATTGAATAAGGTAATTGTGCAATTTTTATAATATCATCTGGAGAAATATTAAAACCAACAATTCCAACTTTTCCATCTTCATTTTTAAGTAAATGAGCAATAAATTCTATTTCATCTTTATAACCATATTCAACAGTGCAATGGTGAATGGTTTTTCCTATATATTTTTTATTTTCTATTTTTGAAAGACTGTTGATCATAGAATGAGACCAACGAAAATCAGGATCAATATTTTCATCATTTGGCCCTGGATTATAATAGCAATAACGTATTTTTTCTATATTTTCATGAGAAGTAATTTCTTTTAATATATCAGTAAAAGGTCTGTCTAAAAAAGAAACTGGAAGAATTGCAGCTAAAGTAGTAGCAGTTCCATGATAAGGATAAAAATCTACTGTAATATCCATTCCTTTTTTTTCTTGGGCTTCCTCTATTAACTTAATTGCTTTATCAAGAGTTTTTCCCCAGTTGTCTGGACCCAATGCTTTTAAATGACTTATATGGAGAGACATTTCATTTTCTTCAGCAATCTCAATACTTTCCTTAACTGCTTCTACAAGTCTTGAAGCTTCATCACGCATATGTGGCATATAAATCAACTGTTTTCCTTTACATGGAGCAAATAATTTTTTCATTTCTTCTGCAGTATTATATACTTCAGGGAGATATACTAAACCAGATGAAAATCCTTTTACTCCACAAGAAATAGCTTCATTGATATATTTTTGGGCTTCTTTCATTTCTGATTCAGTAAAGGCAGAAGGTTTATATCCTTTTACAGCAACTCTGATAGAACCAGTACCTTGCAATGTTGAGATATTGACAGCTTTATTTATAGTTTTTAAATCAGCAATATAATCACTTAATTTTGGATATTTAATATCATTTACAGGATAACCATGTGTTGGAACAGAATAGTCATATAGATTTTTTGAGTTTTGTGTATAAGGAGCAAATGAAAAACCACAAACTCCAGTTCCTATAGTAGTAATTCCTTGAGCTAATTCAAGTTCTCCGAAATTTTTTTTAAAAACTGCAAGATCACAATGTCTATGAATATCAATGAATCCAGGAGTTACAAGTTTATTTTCAGCATCTATAATTTTTGCAGCTTTAAAGGTAATACATTTATCTATCTTTTCAATAATATTATTTTTAATAAGAATATCCCCAATAAATGGTTTGTTTTCTAGTGTTCCATCATAAATCAAGCCATTTTTAATTAGTATATACATATTGCCACTCCTTATAATTTCATAACTGTTACATGATCATTTTCTTCATCTGACCATAATAAACTTTGTAAAGAATCACAATGTTCTTTTCCAAATAAACCAGGAGCACCACCAGAGTGAAGTAATATTGCATTTTCATTTGCTGGAATTATTTCTTTTTTTATTAAATCCACAAACCCTCTAAAAACTTTTCCAGTATAGCAGGGATCAAGTATAATTGCTTCTGAAGAAGCCATTAGCTCTATACTTTTTTGAGTTTCTAAATCAGGTTCATTATAATCTGTACCTCCATAAGGAATTGGTTCATTACCAATTTCAAGATGGATATCCTCTTTCTGACATGTAAATCCCATATCAAAATATTCACTTATTTCATTTATTGATTTTACAGTTTCTTCAATAGGACAATAATCTGGTTCTATTGGAATACCAATAATTTCAAAAGGAGCATTAAAATATTTTGCACCAGCCCATAAACCAGCAAATGTACCTGTTGAACCATAACCACATATAAGATATTTAGCATTGATATTTTGTTCCTGCATTTGTTTTATAATTTCAGGGACAAACATTGCATATCCAGCGGAACCAATAACTCCCTGTCCTCCAACAGGAATACTCAATACTTTTTCTCCCTGAGCTTCATATTTTTTTAGAATATTATCTGTACATTCTTTTAAGAATTTTTTTTCAGCAATTTGACGTTCAGATTTTGATAAATTTTTAACTGATGAATAATCAACAAAATAAATATCAGCTCCCATCAATCTATCAAGGAGAAGATTTCCTGATAGATAATCAGGTTTTTTCCCTTTCAAAATCAGAATAGGTTTCAGTCCATATTTTATGGCAGCAGCAACTGTCAATCTACCATGATTTGTCTGTACACCACCAAATGTCATAAGTGCAGTGTAGCCATTATCAATAGCATATTGAATCAAGTATTCAAGTTTTCTTGTTTTATTACCACCTAAAGCTAATCCAGACATATCATCTCGCTTAATATATAAATTTCCTTTACCAAGTTTTTGAGAAAGTATTTTCATAAATTCAAGTGGAGTATTAGTATAACCAACATTAGCTTTTTTCAAATTTTCTATTTTCATTAAAATCATCCGCCTTTTAAAAAAATAATAAGGCAAATATTTAAGTTTATGTTCACTTGTATTATAAGAGGGAAAAAATAAGATGTCAAGATTATTTTAATATATAGGTTAAATATCCTGTTTTAATTTTATTTTATCCTATTTTTATCCTTATTTCACCAATTTATGTTTTTATAGTAGATATTTTTGGGAATATAATTGCATTTTTAATAGAAAATTATAAAATTATTTTTAATAGAAATTTTAATATATTCTTTAATTGTAAGTTATTATATTTATGGCACAAAAGTTGCTTATATATAGTGCAGAGGTAAATATATAAGTTATGTTCAATTTTTTAAAATGGGGGTATCATAAAAACATATAAAGGAGAGGGGTTATGAAAGAAAAAAAATTAGGTGGATCTGCGTTTATTCCTATGTTAGTTTTTCTTATTCTTTATTTGGGCAGTGGATGCTATTTTACAATAACAGGTGTAAGTAATGCATGGAACTTATTTCCGCGCCATGCTGCAATATTTATTGGAATCATAGTGGCATGTCTTATGTATAGACAGATGCCTTTTGAAACAAAAATTAAGAAGTTTTGTATTGCAGCAGGAAATGATGGAGTAGTAATGATGTGTATGATTTTCTTAGTCGCAGGGGCTTTTGCAGGAGTAGCGAAACAAATGGGGGGAGTAGCCAGTGTTGTAAATTTAGGACTTTCTTTTATTCCAACAAGTTTTGTATTACCAGGAATTTTTATAATATCTTCACTTGTTGCAACTGCTATTGGTACTTCTTCAGGAACTCTTGTAGCTATTGCTCCGATTGCTCTTGCAATAGCTGAAACTACAGGAACAAGTATTCCTATGTTTTTTGGAGCTGTCTATAGTGGAGCTCTATTTGGTGATAATTTATCTATTATTTCAGACACAACTATAGCAGCAACTAAAGGTGCTGGTTGTGAAATGAAAGATAAGTTTAAAATGAATTTTAAGATTGCTCTGCCAGCAGCAATAGTTTCAGCAATACTTTATTATATAACAGGAAGTCATATAACTATCAGTTCAGAAACACTTCCATACAATATATTGCTTATTTTACCTTATATTTATGTAATAGTAGCAGCAGTAAAAGGAATAGATGTATTTATAGTTCTTGTGTCTGGAACATTCCTTGCAGGAATTGTTGGAATGTTTGCTGGAACTATGACAATGATAACATTTGTTCAATCAATTGGAACTGGAATGTCTGGAATGATGTCTACAGCAATAGTAGCAATGCTTTTAAGAGGTCTTATTGGATTGATTGAGGAATTTGGTGGAATTGAATGGCTTATAAAAGTACTTCGCAGAAATGTTAAAACTCGTAAAGGAGCAGAATATTGCATAGGGGCTATGTCAGGGTTATTAGATTTTGCACTTATTAATAATACGATTGCTATAATGATAACAGCACCTATAGCAAAAGATATTGCAGAAGAACATCATATTTCTCCTAAAAGAAATGCAAGTTTAATGGATATTTTTGCCTGTGCTGTTCATGGACTTGCTCCACATGCAGGGGGTATGTTGACACTTTCTGGTTTTTATGCAGCATTAAATCCTCTTGAAGTAGTTAAATATAATTTTTATTGTTATTTCTTAATTTTAGCAGTAATTATCACAATTCAATTTGGTTTACTTCGTACTAAAGAAGAAAAAGAGTATATAAAAAGTCAAGAAAGAGTTTAATAGTTAAAGTAATAATATTTATAATATAAAAAATGGTGACAAAAAAGATAAATTAACAAGTCACCATTTTCTTATTAAAATTTTATTTTAATATAAAGCAATATGTCCATCTGTTCTAGGTTCAGTTCCACCTACTAGAACTCCATTTTCCATTCTCCAGATGATCTCTCCTCTTCCCATCATTAGTGGATCATACAGAACTTTTATATCATGACCCATTGCTGCTAATTCATATGCTATATGTTCTGGAACTCCATATTCCAATTCTATATTTTTCTTTCCTACCCACTGCCATCTTGGAGCATCTAAGGCTGCCTGTGGATTCATTAGGAAATCCACTGTATTAGTTACCACCTGTACATGTCCCTGTGGCTGCATAAATCCTCCCATTACTCCAAATGGTCCTACAGCTTTTCCATCTTTTCCTAAAAATCCTGGTATTATTGTATGATATGGTTTCTTTCCTGGTCCTACACAGTTTGCACTTTCAAGATCAAGGTTAAAGTTATTACCTCTGTTATGAAGAGCTATTCCTGTTCCAGGCACTACCATTCCAGAACCAAATCCCATATAATTACTTTGAATATACGATATCATATTTCCTTCATTATCTGCTGCTGCCAGATATACAGTTCCTCCACAATATGGATCTCCTGCTTCTGGCATTATAGCTGTACTTCCTATCAGTTTTGCTCTATCCTCTGCATATGCTTTAGATAGTAATTGTTCAACTGTTACTTTCATAAATCTAGGGTCTGCTACATATTTTTGCACATCTACAAATGCAAGCTTCATTGCTTCTATCATTGTATGATATGATCTTACTGTTTCTCTCGCTTCAAACTGGAATCTATCTAAGATATTAAGCGCCATAAGAGCACTTATTCCATGCCCATTAGGTGGAAGTTCATAAACATCATACCCATGATATTTTACAGAAATAGGTTCCACCCATTCTGCTTCAAACTCTTCTAAGTCATCTTTTCTAAGATATCCATTATATTTTTTAGAGAATGCATCTATTTTATCTGCAAGCTCTCCTTTATAGAAAGCATCTGCATAAGTATCTCCTATCATTTCCAAAGTATCTGCATGATCTGGAAGTCTTACTACATCTCCTATCTCTGGGCATTTTCCATTTTCTGTAAAAGTTTCAAACCAGTATTTAAATTCTTCTCCTTCTTCTTTACCAAAGTTAACAGCAGCTTTCTTCCAAAGTTTAGCAACATTTACAGGTACAGCATACCCTTCTCTTGCTAATTTTACAGCTGGAGCTACAACTTCACTTAAAG encodes the following:
- a CDS encoding dual specificity protein phosphatase family protein is translated as MEVEGLDNFHKVSENLFRSAQPTREGMKKAEELGIGTVISLRSKQKDIELAENTDLKLIHVSMRAWNPRYEDAVKVMQFLNPDNLSTNEKPILIHCYHGADRTGMMVALYRMVYQNWEREEALSEMLNGGYGYHSMWKDIVTFIKEVDIEQLKKDSQINK
- a CDS encoding pyridoxamine 5'-phosphate oxidase family protein; this translates as MDLLKEFYEIMEKQSDIALATSVNDIPNVRIVSFYFWPDKNILYFSSFKDEVKTKEFEKNNKVSFTTIPRENIKYARTNSGIVKKSDLPMSDFKQVVCEKVPDYKEIIDNFEDKLIIYEISFKEATITINYDEHKITL
- a CDS encoding YafY family protein, giving the protein MKIDRLLSIVIALLEQNKISASKLAEMFEVTPRTIYRDIEAIQAAGIPIVTYTGINGGISILEKYKIDKKFFTKEDITTLMTGLGSISSSVSNGELNKVLTKLQSLIPEEHIQEIKLKSGQIIIDLTTWSGNKKLQSNLNKIKESLNERKCLIFHYLDGSGKSSKRKVEPYQLLWKEEKWYMNSYCTLRNDFRLFKLARISQLKVLDETFSLRKFDIKDLEMNWIEKRIINIKLLADISLKERILERCEEENITYCGKDKMIVNFPFVDDDFDYEELLSFGNKCECLEPIEVREKLIEMIKNMMEIYN
- a CDS encoding pyridoxamine 5'-phosphate oxidase family protein; amino-acid sequence: MKDVEKTLRNLIEKQGVVYISSIDEEGFPNTKAMLPPRKKEGIKVFYFTTNTSSMRVRQYKINSKACIYFCDRRFFRGIMLKGKIEILEDNLSKKMIWKDGDELYYSKGVTDPDYCVLKFTAESGRFYSNFNSENIIIK
- a CDS encoding sigma-54 interaction domain-containing protein translates to MKKSIGIISKASSIANFYKDILSQVFTDNIDIYTYSIEEKTIKLLHNCDLYLLSATSDDIKKYKWAEDFLPPESKTVKADIVFSKKAIDILKKYPVGTKALIVNQNKHMTMESLSQLTHLGISNIEFFLYYPKMKKVPSVDLAFATGEKELIPSKISNCIDLGCRKLSVNTIYEIALKLDLTFVLKEKEFENYINSLAVKNYSLQKISYNNLTTELKLEAILNSLDSGVIIMDEQNNITMINDVAKNLLQLKFNILGKSIKEVFPWLSITPLPIFTNENSKLIKIENNEISVSIMPLLLKNKFLGNFALLEKFDLSEKKQNALRIQKIKKKSYAKFTFEDIIGTSSAIQSVKDIAIRMAANNCSIILEGDSGAGKEMFAQAIHNASPRRDSAFVAINCAALPETLLESELFGYTEGSFTGAKKGGKIGLFEFANGGTLFLDEIESMSPMMQVKLLRVLQEKEIVKIGATEPIGIDVRIISSTNENILEKISQSKFRKDLYYRLNVIPIRIPSLKERKEDIFSLIKYFQNELNTNFELTDTVKSIFLNYPWLGNVRELRNLIEYFSCLDISKIDYIHLPEPFQNSLIQNHIKVNFKKSSVNNSSHLKFLPQEVAVLQVLENRYSYGKGFGRNGIIKACEDMGCLITEHEVREILKKFQKEKYVRVNKGRSGTYLTEKGNNIIKKLKNLS
- a CDS encoding N-acyl-D-amino-acid deacylase family protein, translated to MYILIKNGLIYDGTLENKPFIGDILIKNNIIEKIDKCITFKAAKIIDAENKLVTPGFIDIHRHCDLAVFKKNFGELELAQGITTIGTGVCGFSFAPYTQNSKNLYDYSVPTHGYPVNDIKYPKLSDYIADLKTINKAVNISTLQGTGSIRVAVKGYKPSAFTESEMKEAQKYINEAISCGVKGFSSGLVYLPEVYNTAEEMKKLFAPCKGKQLIYMPHMRDEASRLVEAVKESIEIAEENEMSLHISHLKALGPDNWGKTLDKAIKLIEEAQEKKGMDITVDFYPYHGTATTLAAILPVSFLDRPFTDILKEITSHENIEKIRYCYYNPGPNDENIDPDFRWSHSMINSLSKIENKKYIGKTIHHCTVEYGYKDEIEFIAHLLKNEDGKVGIVGFNISPDDIIKIAQLPYSIVISDALYDESDTPHPRKMAAFTHFLKYYVRDLKIISLQEGIHKITQMPAKRLHFQRRGVLKEGYFADILIFDIDKLGDNSTFDNSNNLSTGMDYVLVNGKIAWKNEKLIGKYGEVLH
- a CDS encoding 1-aminocyclopropane-1-carboxylate deaminase/D-cysteine desulfhydrase, translating into MKIENLKKANVGYTNTPLEFMKILSQKLGKGNLYIKRDDMSGLALGGNKTRKLEYLIQYAIDNGYTALMTFGGVQTNHGRLTVAAAIKYGLKPILILKGKKPDYLSGNLLLDRLMGADIYFVDYSSVKNLSKSERQIAEKKFLKECTDNILKKYEAQGEKVLSIPVGGQGVIGSAGYAMFVPEIIKQMQEQNINAKYLICGYGSTGTFAGLWAGAKYFNAPFEIIGIPIEPDYCPIEETVKSINEISEYFDMGFTCQKEDIHLEIGNEPIPYGGTDYNEPDLETQKSIELMASSEAIILDPCYTGKVFRGFVDLIKKEIIPANENAILLHSGGAPGLFGKEHCDSLQSLLWSDEENDHVTVMKL
- a CDS encoding Na+/H+ antiporter NhaC family protein — protein: MKEKKLGGSAFIPMLVFLILYLGSGCYFTITGVSNAWNLFPRHAAIFIGIIVACLMYRQMPFETKIKKFCIAAGNDGVVMMCMIFLVAGAFAGVAKQMGGVASVVNLGLSFIPTSFVLPGIFIISSLVATAIGTSSGTLVAIAPIALAIAETTGTSIPMFFGAVYSGALFGDNLSIISDTTIAATKGAGCEMKDKFKMNFKIALPAAIVSAILYYITGSHITISSETLPYNILLILPYIYVIVAAVKGIDVFIVLVSGTFLAGIVGMFAGTMTMITFVQSIGTGMSGMMSTAIVAMLLRGLIGLIEEFGGIEWLIKVLRRNVKTRKGAEYCIGAMSGLLDFALINNTIAIMITAPIAKDIAEEHHISPKRNASLMDIFACAVHGLAPHAGGMLTLSGFYAALNPLEVVKYNFYCYFLILAVIITIQFGLLRTKEEKEYIKSQERV